CAGATCCTCCTCCATCATCAAAGTTGAACTCTGTGACTTCCAGCGGGCTGAATGAAAAGGAAAGTGGCCGATCATCCTCACTGAAGCTTGGAGAGTCACCTCTAGAGGATAAATCCAGTTTCAAGCCTTACTCAAAGGGTGGGGAAAGCAGGAAAGAAAGTGGATCATCAACCAGCAGCTCTTCAGACAAAGCTGGATTTAGAGTTCCAAATGGTTCTTGCCAACCTTTCCCTCCTCATGCACCATCGCCATCTTCAAGGGTAAGCTCACCTGGACAGCACTGTGACTCAAAAAGTAGTGAAACTCAAGAGAAGAAGGAGCCCGAAATCATCAAAATCACTTCTGAGGGATCTCAAGGCAACCCCAACCTAACAAGAGTTAGCACCAGCAACTCCAGTGCCGAATCCAGCCAAAGTGGAGATGTTACTCCCAGCAGCAAGTCTGAGCCCCCTTCTCATGGACCTGGACATGTTGCCCCGGTTTCTCCCTATAAACCAGGACACTCTGTCTTCCCTCTTCCACCATCTGGAATTGGATACCATGGATCCATTGTGGGTGCATATGCTGGATACCCATCCCAGTTTGTTTCTGGGTTGGATCACACCAAATCAAGCCTGGTTGGTAATCAGCTAGCTGGGACTTTAGGTTTGCCAGGGAAACCTCCTAGTTCAAGCCCTCTGACTGGTGCCTCTCCTCCTTCTTTCATGCAAGGATTGTGCAGGGACCCATACTGTTTGAGCTACCACAACCCTTCCCACCTTGGCTCAAGCAGCTGTTCCACCTGTGTTCACGATCCATCAGCGTTAAAGTCAGGATACCCTCTAGTTTATCCAAGTCATCCTCTTCATTCAGTGCACACCACCCTGTCTTCCAGTGTCACCCCTACATTGTCTGGGCACCCTCTCTATACCTATGGCTTTATGCTCCCTAACGATCCAGTCCCCCACATATGCAACTGGGTGTCTGCATCTGGACCTTGTGACAAAAGGTTTTCCTCCTCAGAAGAACTACTTTCTCACTTAAGGACACACACATCTTTACCTGGGGCTGACAAACTTTTGGCTGGGTACCCCACATCTGGTTTGGGTTCTGCTGCGTCTTGCCACCTCCACCTTCCTCCCACTGGGCCTGGAAGCCCTAACACTTTGCCGGGATCTCTGTCATTACGGAGTCCACACACTTTGGGACTAAGCAGGTACCACCCATATGGGAAAACCCACCTGACAACACCCAGTGGTCTCCCAATGCCCTCTTTACCAGCAGGATCATACTACTCCCCATACGCTCTATATGGACAGAGATTAACGTCAGCTTCTGCGCTAGGATATCAGTAAATAGATCCCCAAAACATAGACTGTATATTTATTTACTGTATGTTAGCTTCAAGCTGGGAATATTAAGTGCATTATTTACAACAATTCAATGGTATGCAAACATTCTGTGCCCCCTCAAAACTCTATTCTTTCTCATTAACAGTCTGTCTTCCATTTgagctttcttttattttctatgttttcttttctttctttttgcacGATAACCATCATTTACTCTGTTCTTTTCTTGTCCCTtttgaaggttaaaaaaaaaaaatactcaaccTCATTTTGATTTTGTACAGTTCAAAGGAAGTGTATTTTTTGTAATGTGTCTTACGGCATGGTGGGAGTGGGTTGGGAGCAGAGAGAGAAGGAAGCAAAATACTTTGATGGCTATccaaaattggcaaatcttattttGTTAATAAATGAAAACTTAATTATACATCCTGTGTTCTTTTAAATGACATCTAATTTTATTTCCCTTATTTCGTAATAAGATATTTTTTAATGGGTTTACTTGCTAATAttacattggaaaataaaaataaaaaaaactcaatgCCAAAGCATTCAATAGTACAATATCTGGAATGTATTGATTAtaataaacattgtttttttgctATTAAATATTTCCAGATTGTTTATGCTTTTAATAACTGAACAGAATATTATTCATATAAAGTAAAGTTAGGCTGCCATCTGCTGGTCTTCAAAGGGTACAGTACATCATCCTTGATTTAGAGAAGCCGTTTCTTATTTCTAATTTCAGAAATATAATTAAGACTATAAGGACCAATCAAATGGTAAGAAACACTGTTTTCCTAAatgcactttacatttttttcaaggCTAATGACCTGCGTTTACTGACtttggactttgaaatgtagTTTAAAGTGTACAtcacttaaaataataaaaaaaaaaaaattaatatatttttttacagcaatattaaggctacatattgtaacatgtAGTAGGTTCTGTGGAAAATAGTCCACATGCATTTTTTTATAATGTcttgattaaattaaattaaattaaataattgttGCTGTTTAAAAGAAAATTAGGTAATTTATCTGGAAGACTTAAATTGCCAAGAATTAACaatgatccaaggagaaatagtAAACAAATTAGTGGATAATACTGGAAAAATATTgtagtattttatatattatatttattgtgtTGATCGCATTGTGCCTATAATCTAAACTAGATATCAGCTGCCATTATCCTGACCATTAAATATTTAATGGTTCACATTAGAAACTACTACATTACTTGCAAGAAAGTAGGCTATTTCTATGgtgtaatttcattttatttataatttataaaaaatatatatatttataatttttttaagctGGGTGAATTTTATTCCTgctgtttaaacagcaacccaTCGCATAAAGCACTGTCCGTGAATGTGTTCAAAGGCAATCATAAACCACTCTTCTGGCACTTTTCAGGAGGTGGTAACATGAAttctcattattttatttattactggtatttataaagcgccaacagattctgcagcgctgtacaattagtggagaacatacaatatacacagacaaacacaaaagGTAGATAGGACGCTGCCCGTAAGCGGAGATctagccatttaagctcttttatacaaagtgcatagctagatagcccgtgagcttacaatctaaaggatactgtggggatttgagacaagaggtagcaggggggaAGAGAGATTATAAAGAGAGAGTTCTTTTCATATGAGATCGCAATTGTTCTAGAACTTTTTCTTTAAATCAATTCGGATTACTAATGTTACTCTCTGGGATATTTTTAATTTCTACCAAATTACAAGACGCACAACTTTCAATACCTGTCCATATACACAGGGCCTTAGATGCAAGCCATACCTGAATATTTTAATCTGCTTAATATCGAAGTACAAGAACATTACAGTGCTGTCTgcgtaaaaaaaactattttaaccgCATAAGCCTCACTCTTCAATGCAAATATTGGTGTTCTAAGAAATAATTTGGTGAGGACTTGTATATAAACTGGGATTAGTTTGAGGAACCAAATAACCTGTAGTAAGCAGTGAATGCAGGGCAAAAACAAAaggtatttattcactaaaccacgaATTGTTGTAAACTGACAAATGTAGGCCAAAAAAGCTATATTGGGCACATTTTTAGTGAACAAGTCACAAAATAATGTGTGTGAGCCAGAAAAGTGATTCTGGAAGAAATTTTTATATACAATGCCCTAACACATTAAATTTTATACATTTGCATcaatacagatttatttttttatttttagattctaTATATTTAAGTCGAGTTACTGATGGGATTAATGGgtcattttgtttattatttatttagtgtattttatgtGTTGAGCAATAGTTTGTGTAGACAGAGCGCCCTCATCTGGCCTGGTCATGCCTGTTGCGAATGTGTTGCACGTATGCTGAATAGAGCAACGGGAATTAATAGCATATATAAGACCCGCACAAGATTATTATCTTCACCAAACTATGTACAGATTTAATCTCGTTAAAACAACTGAAGATTATTTAGTACTTAACTTTCAGGCTTATTTACTGAGGTGAGAATTAAAacggaatttcaaatgtaaatcaAAATAGCCTAAACTGGAGACATTAtcagctttcagttcagctaactctgatctaaaatataaaattcactttgaaatctgaCTTTAGGAATACTTCTGCATGTTCCAATATCACACAATAAACCTTAAGTGTCATTGTATGCTCAGATATGTCAACTGTGGAAAGGTGCCCTATTTATGCACTTCTATAAATTTTCGCTGACATTAATGTATTGATATACTGAAAGACATCATTGTTAAAACGGATGGTGGCTAAAATTGATTGCTTGTAATTTATTCCGGATCTGCTGAGAGAAGTAGTTGGACAGCTACAGCATTCTTCATTTTCTGGAAGCTCCTATCTCTACCAGATGCACTGAAGAAAATTATAGAGATTTCTAAAATGTCCCTGGAAGAATTGgccaaactagtttttttttttgcgtgaaACGATTGACCATTTTATCTGATATTTGTAATATGGCAGGCAGTGTGCAATTTTGGTATCACAAGGTCACTTGCAAATTCTATATACAGATAAATAATAtaacttaaattattattattttttttttaaattgcgcaCGGACGTAGACCTTGGCCCATTATGTAAAGCCTGCAAAATGTACGTGCCTGGAATATTTTTCTAAACAGAATTGtggacataaagacaatgcatggACGTCAGAAGAAGAATGAATTGTACACAAAAGTGAGTGGGAGCTGATTATGGCTTATTAAAGCAAATGCTGAGGCAGTTGGTGAATGAAGGCAGGATATGAAGTAGacccatttaaaaagaaaaataaaaaaagtttaatttttgttACGGGTACTGTCGGGAGTAGGATTTTGTCTTTGCGGTGGTGAAGCAGAACTGGAAGCATGTTATTTTTTAGCTATCCTATAAAACTTACATAGACCCTGAAACACATTCAGAACAACTCACAATTTGTATCCCTAAAATAAATGAAGCACTAATTAGATTTTACAAAAGTCTatggggtttattaactaaacacccAATTTATTAAATTGTAAAGCAGATtacaaaatattagttcaaaagtCTAGCTGTGACTATAGTTGAGAAATTTCCCATCTCCACTATTTTTGTAAAAAGTTAGTTTTCTTTCCCCTCCACTAACCCTTACGTCTCTTCTAAACATATAATACATTCTAGAAATATATGGAAGTGTAAGTGAAaactatacatattatataaatatattaaactatgttgtattttattttatggacaATATTCCTTTCGCACTGCTGAGTCCGTTATGACTGCTGTTATGGTTTGAGAATCGCAGGACTCGGCTGAATGTGGTGTTGAAttttcagctgcaaggttaaGTGATGAGTTCCAAATAGTTAATTAGGCTAATTCCGCATGGCACTATGCCAAGGAAGTCTCTGATTGGCACATTGGGTAAATATTGGCAAACAGTAAATTTGTCTAGTACCTAAGAAGTACTATGGCCAAGTTGCCAAAAGTTTAAGTCCCTGTCCCTCTTTATCCATTAGGGAATTACTGAACAGGTACTTAAGGTGTGACTTTACAATTGTGATTTATGTGATAGGCTCGGTAATAAAACAAGTTAAATGATTTAAAACATGTATTTCAAAGATAAGGTACAGAAGTTGGGTAAGGTTTCCCTGATAAAAAGAACACACCACCGTAATGGATGTTATAATGAATATATTTATACAGATTCAGGAATAAATGGGCAGGTTGGAAAATAGGACGGTGTATGATTCTGGAACTAATACCTGGACCTTGTCCAGAGAAAACATAGCTGTGAGGTTAAATTGCCTCTACGGTGTTTAGATAGGGGCAAATAGCAAACAAACATTCATATGCTCTTATAAGCAAAGGTGGATTATTACATCTCATATGTAATACTATGTAGGGTCCATATATGGACTAGACTGTCCAGTCTTTATATAGACCCTACATAGTATAACACATCATATGTACTAATCTGTCTTTGCTTTAAACCTGCAAACATTAATGCAAATCATCCTCTAGTGTCTAGTCACTAGAACATGATTTGCATCAATGTTTACAGGTTTTATAAGGGTAATGTTAATCTGTATCTGTGTAATGGCTATAGAAATTCCTCCGTTTTCATATGTCATACACTCAAAGCCATGTAGAAACCGTATGGGGCATTTGACCTTTGGTGTGAAGACTGATGTGGATCTATCTGTAACCCCTGTCCAGCAGTAAAATAGAACTAGGGTGACGTAGTTGCATGAAAAAGGTATTTTCAAATAGGCTGTAGACAGACGAAGCTGGTAGAAGAAGAGTGATATTCTGGTTATGGAGGATGAAGGTGGAGGatgccagtgtgtgcatgcaggctGTTAAtaggtgtttgtctgtctgtaaaGGCTGTTGGAGGGTGATGATCACTTTTTGGAGGGTTATATTGGTCTCTTCATGGAGGCTGGTGGAGGGTGATATTTGTCTCTTTATGGAGGGTGGTAAAGGGTGATATTGGGATCTCTGTGAAGGCTGGTGAAGGGTGATTTTGAGCGCTTTATGAAGGCTGGTGGAGGGTGAAATTGGGCCACTTTatggagggtggtggagggtgttaTTAGGTGCTTTATGGAGGCTGGTGGAGAGTGATATTAGGCGCTTTATGGAGGCTGATGGAGGGTGATATTAGGCGCTTTATGGAGGCTGGTGGAGCGTGAAATTGGGCCCCGTTATGGAGGCTGGTGGAGGGTGATATTAGGCACTTTATGGAGGCTAGTGGAGGGTGATATCAGGCACTTTATGGAGGCTGTTGGAGGGTGATATTGGGCCACTTTATGGAGGCTGGTGGAGGGTGATATTGGGCCACTTTATGGAGGCTGGTGGAGGGTGATATTGGGATCTCTGTGAAGGCTGGTGAAGGGTGATTTTGAGCGCTTTATGAAGGCTGGTGGAGGGTGAAATTGGGCCACTTTatggagggtggtggagggtgttaTTAGGTGCTTTATGGAGGCTGGTGGAGAGTGATATTAGGCGCTTTATGGAGGCTGATGGAGGGTGATATTAGGCGCTTTATGGAGGCTGGTGGAGCGTGAAATTGGGCCCCGTTATGGAGGCTGGTGGAGGGTGATATTAGGCACTTTATGGAGGCTAGTGGAGGGTGATATCAGGCACTTTATGGAGGCTGTTGGAGGGTGATATTGGGCCACTTTATGGAGGCTGGTGGAGGGTGATATTGGGCCACTTTATGGAGGCTGGTGGAGGGTGATATTGGGCCACTTTATGGAGGCTGGGGAAGGGTAATATTAGGCACTTTATGGAGGCTGGTGGAGGGTCGTATTGAGCACTTTGTGGAGGCTGGTGGAGGGTGAAATTGAGCCCTTTATGGAGGCTAGTGGAGGGTGATATCAGACACTTTATGGAGGCTGTTGGAGCGTGATATTGGGCCCCTTTATGGAGGCTGTTGGAGGGTGATATTAGGCCCCTTTATGGAGGCTGGTGGAGGGTGATATTGGGATCTCTGTGCAGGCTGATGGGGGATGATATTGGTCTCTTCATGTATGGTGGTGGAGGGTGATATTGGGATCTCTGTGAAGGCTGGTGAAAGGTGATTTTGGCTGCTTTATGGAGGCTGGTGGATGGTGATATCAGACACTTTAAGGAGGCTATTGGAGCATGATATTGGGCCCCATTATGGAGGCTGGTGGAGTATGAATTGGGCACTTTATGCAGGCTGGTGGAGCATGATATTGGGCACTTTATGGAGGCTGGTGGAGGGTGATATTTGTCTCTTTATAGAGGCTGGTGGAGGGTGATATTTGTCTCTTTATAGAGGCTGGTGGAGGGTGATATTGGGATCTCTGTGCATGCTGATAGAGGATGATATTGGTCTCTTTATGGAGGCTGGTGGAGGGTGATATTTGTCTCATTATGGTGGGTGGTGAAAGGTGATATTGGGATCTCTGTGAAGGCTGACGGGGGATGATATTGGTCTCTTTATGTATGGTGGTGGAAGGTGATATTGGGACCTCTGTGCAGGATGATGGAGGATGATATTGATCTCTTTATGTATGGTGGTGGAAGGTGATATTAGGACCTCTGTGAAGGCTGGTGAAAGGTGATTTTGGATGCGTTATGGAGGCTGGTGGAGGATGAAATTGGGCCGTGGTGGAGGGTGATATTAGGCACTTAATGGAGGCTGGTGGAGGGTGAAATTGGGCGCTTTATAAAGGCTGGTGGAGGGTGATATTGGGCACTTTATGGAGGCTGGTGGAGGGTGAAATTGGGCGCTTTATAAAGGCTGGAGAGGGTGATATTGGGCACTTTATGGAGGCTGGTGGAGGATGAAATTTGGTGCTTTATGGAGGCTGCTGCAGGGTGAAATTGGGCCCTTTATGGAGGCTGGTTTGCATATCAAGCCTGTAAGAGACTGAACTAGATCTGTATGTGCAGGCAGCTATactggtgtgtatatatagtatatggaCAATCTGATTGCATTTAAGGACAGCTAGAGGGTGAGGTTAATATTATAGGCACCTGGTAGTTAAGCAGAGTCTGTGTGTATTATGCCTTTAAGGAAGGGTAAACTATTTAGTTATGGGGATGAGTTGGTTTATGAGCTGCTTTGATCTGTAAAATAACATGATTGAGAAAGACAAACCAATCCATGTGTGAAATTGACTGGTTTAAAAGGCCTAGGGCTCACTTTCCAAAGTAGGATCACAGGTTGTCAAGTGACAAAATAAGTAGTGTCAGACTTCAGTCATAGAGACCAAAGATAGGTCACTCATAGGCTTACTATGTATACAGGTCAGTCAAAGATGAGACCAAAGAGTGTTAACCCTTCATATGCCTTAAACCCAGGattaccatatccaccatgttttcagggttAATATAATGTCATATTCATAAGAACGCATTAAATGTGTTGCCCTGCATTATGTTTAATGCATATTCTGCTGGATTCTTTATTGCTCAATTACTTAATCTGATtcaccttcttctgaattctatACACTACAGGGCAGCCCTTTTAATGTGCTGCCCATCAACAGATATACATGACATGTGTCCATGAAAACATGGTGCATATGGTAACCCTACCTTAAACCAGCCAAGGCAGGGATAGATAAGTCAGGTTCTCCTGTATAAACTACATGCATACCCATTGTATATAAATCGGTATAGTTAACCCATCAACTGCTTAGTTTGGTATCAGGTAATCATATTAGACAGAAAAGAAGTGTGGGAGCTGGAGTCCTCAGATTATGTAATAAGCTAAATTAGTATTACTGACAGTATGGacttatcagaaaatactgtctGTACTTTAGGAGAAGTGGTTGCTTTGAATATTTAGAATGGTTTTAATTCCATAAACTAcggagaaaaataaatatgtatatttttttacaatacagTGCTTaatgatgttttttattttatttcattattacaTGGTTTATTCTGAACATATGTCATAATTGCAGAGGTGTCCCCCATCT
This Pelobates fuscus isolate aPelFus1 chromosome 3, aPelFus1.pri, whole genome shotgun sequence DNA region includes the following protein-coding sequences:
- the ZNF703 gene encoding zinc finger protein 703, coding for MNCSPLGSSTEPESESCTSHAAYPSLAPTHPLRQANRLPIRVLKMLTAHTGHLLHPEYLQPLSSTPVSPIELDAKKSPLALLAQTCSQIGKPDPPPSSKLNSVTSSGLNEKESGRSSSLKLGESPLEDKSSFKPYSKGGESRKESGSSTSSSSDKAGFRVPNGSCQPFPPHAPSPSSRVSSPGQHCDSKSSETQEKKEPEIIKITSEGSQGNPNLTRVSTSNSSAESSQSGDVTPSSKSEPPSHGPGHVAPVSPYKPGHSVFPLPPSGIGYHGSIVGAYAGYPSQFVSGLDHTKSSLVGNQLAGTLGLPGKPPSSSPLTGASPPSFMQGLCRDPYCLSYHNPSHLGSSSCSTCVHDPSALKSGYPLVYPSHPLHSVHTTLSSSVTPTLSGHPLYTYGFMLPNDPVPHICNWVSASGPCDKRFSSSEELLSHLRTHTSLPGADKLLAGYPTSGLGSAASCHLHLPPTGPGSPNTLPGSLSLRSPHTLGLSRYHPYGKTHLTTPSGLPMPSLPAGSYYSPYALYGQRLTSASALGYQ